One Natronolimnobius sp. AArcel1 genomic region harbors:
- a CDS encoding Na+/H+ antiporter NhaC family protein, with translation MSEFGALSLLPPLLAIVLAIVTRRPILSLFLGIWSGGVIATGSIGIGQTFTWITESIGDVFHANILVFTLLLGSGVALIWRLGGATAVRNWATARLGTPRAAGLATWALGILLFFDDYANTAIVGSTMREISDQLRISREKLSYIVDSTAAPVATLGLSSWVAFQLSMIDEGYASLVENEDYDVAAADTPGAFETFVGSIPFNIYSLLAIVMVGIIVLSRRDYGEMLTAERRSRRTGNVTREDANPLQEVEEDLGRPIETKPMLRTFFAPIVVLIVVTLGGAFWTGYQEWVVEQDEAGATTSLEAAIGDAGTLPVLVDIVGASDFAAALVWGSFAMVVTAIAIGLAYDLFDIGASVDTVLDGFSIMLTAVTVLVLAWAISAVAEDLGTGDYVAAAAEGVVSPALLPIVVLFVAAFVAFTMGSSWATMGIVTPIAITVAYDITGAFDLMPVIIGAVFSGAIFGDHTSPISDTSVLSSTFTGADLIDHIRTQLYYASTVLLVVVICYALYGYADISPIIYLPIGVVLLVGLVYGLSSADATRRGVEPVATTKDHEQPREHE, from the coding sequence ATGTCCGAGTTTGGAGCACTGTCATTGCTTCCGCCGCTCCTTGCGATTGTCCTCGCAATCGTCACCAGACGACCAATTCTCTCGCTTTTTCTCGGTATCTGGTCCGGCGGCGTCATCGCGACGGGAAGCATCGGTATTGGACAGACGTTCACGTGGATCACCGAATCCATCGGCGATGTCTTTCACGCGAACATTCTCGTGTTCACGCTGTTGCTTGGCTCCGGCGTCGCGCTCATCTGGCGACTCGGCGGTGCAACAGCCGTTCGAAACTGGGCGACGGCCCGCCTCGGTACGCCGCGGGCAGCCGGGCTGGCAACCTGGGCGCTTGGCATCCTGCTCTTTTTCGATGACTACGCTAACACCGCGATTGTCGGCTCGACAATGCGCGAAATCTCCGACCAACTACGCATCTCGCGGGAAAAACTCTCCTACATCGTCGACTCGACAGCCGCCCCCGTCGCGACGCTCGGCCTCTCGAGTTGGGTTGCATTCCAACTGTCGATGATCGACGAGGGGTATGCGAGTCTCGTCGAGAATGAGGACTACGACGTTGCGGCGGCCGACACGCCGGGCGCGTTCGAAACGTTTGTCGGCTCGATTCCGTTCAACATTTACTCGCTGCTTGCCATCGTGATGGTCGGCATCATCGTCCTCTCGAGGCGCGATTACGGAGAGATGCTTACGGCCGAACGCCGCTCGAGGCGGACGGGGAACGTGACGCGCGAGGACGCGAACCCCCTGCAGGAGGTCGAGGAAGACCTCGGGAGACCAATCGAGACGAAACCCATGCTTCGGACCTTCTTCGCACCGATTGTCGTCTTGATCGTCGTGACGCTGGGAGGTGCGTTCTGGACCGGTTACCAGGAGTGGGTGGTCGAACAAGACGAGGCCGGGGCGACGACCTCGCTCGAGGCGGCAATTGGCGACGCCGGAACACTGCCGGTGCTCGTCGATATCGTCGGTGCGAGTGATTTCGCGGCCGCGCTCGTCTGGGGATCGTTCGCGATGGTCGTCACGGCAATTGCAATCGGACTCGCGTACGATCTGTTCGATATCGGGGCGAGCGTGGATACCGTTCTGGACGGCTTTTCGATCATGCTCACCGCAGTCACAGTGCTCGTGCTTGCGTGGGCGATCAGCGCCGTTGCCGAGGATCTTGGAACTGGTGACTACGTCGCCGCCGCAGCGGAGGGCGTCGTTTCGCCGGCACTCTTGCCGATTGTCGTGTTGTTCGTCGCGGCATTCGTCGCGTTCACGATGGGATCCTCGTGGGCGACGATGGGTATCGTGACACCAATCGCGATTACGGTTGCCTACGATATCACCGGCGCATTCGATCTCATGCCGGTGATTATCGGCGCGGTGTTTTCGGGAGCGATCTTCGGCGATCACACCTCGCCCATCTCGGATACGTCCGTGCTCTCCTCGACCTTTACTGGCGCAGACCTCATCGATCACATCCGAACACAGCTGTACTACGCCAGCACCGTCTTGCTCGTTGTTGTCATCTGCTACGCTCTCTACGGCTACGCCGACATCTCGCCGATCATCTATCTCCCGATCGGGGTCGTCTTGCTCGTCGGCCTCGTCTACGGCCTCTCGAGTGCCGATGCCACGCGCAGGGGTGTCGAACCGGTGGCGACGACGAAGGATCACGAGCAGCCACGCGAGCATGAGTAG